One segment of Lytechinus pictus isolate F3 Inbred chromosome 13, Lp3.0, whole genome shotgun sequence DNA contains the following:
- the LOC129275158 gene encoding synaptosomal-associated protein 47-like has product MALKGLGNLPVVRRWNVTYFMESDKKWLRGDLVLSNLNLSFQELPSGRILLTIDLDSITDVKLERAWMGYKSLVVLAGSRKFWFSSFANSQCVRKVLLHFIKETLFIHQKTGGTVPTGNGGGGGTSKLGRELLSIAHDSERTLSEAASQLVNQGEQIDDGFKTMDLIHKDLGIARQNISYLESWLGHWHVCLDDIQPQASKTPNQMLPINEIPEYPVIYKLRKKEEESGLLRVSPDGVAVCNEQRTVLQFTYREISVISVCTPWSFIITRRRMGEPDITCQITSAKVISILKVMGSKVKEKIDYDEPESVDFISHQAVGDRVNKKKGLLCSQDSRGSSDGFQDGGVIEGQSQLTCSSDLVTESEAAELNNVLKDVKTLALGINTELDVQNEKISQLTDDVNDVTEDVSKNNKRMQKLL; this is encoded by the exons ATGGCGTTGAAAGGACTTGGTAATCTTCCAGTGGTACGGCGATGGAATGTTACCTACTTCATGGAAAGTGACAAGAAGTGGCTCAGAGGAGACTTGGTTCTCTCCAACTTAAATCTATCCTTCCAAGAGTTACCTTCTGGAAGAATCCTCCTAACCATAGACCTAGACTCCATTACAGATGTGAAGTTGGAGAGGGCATGGATGGGGTACAAGTCTTTGGTGGTGTTGGCTGGATCAAGGAAGTTCTGGTTCTCATCATTCGCCAACTCACAGTGTGTCCGGAAGGTCCTTTTGCACTTCATCAAAGAAACACTGTTTATTCATCAGAAGACTGGTGGGACTGTACCAACAGGAAATGGAGGAGGGGGTGGTACCAGCAAACTTGGACGGGAGTTGCTGTCCATTGCTCATGACTCTGAGAGAACACTATCTGAAGCAGCATCGCAGCTTGTCAACCAAGGGGAGCAGATTGATGATGGCTTTAAGACAATGGATCTTATCCACAAGGATCTAGGCATTGCAAGGCAGAACATATCTTATCTTGAATCTTGGCTCGGTCACTGGCATGTTTGCCTAGATGACATCCAGCCACAGGCATCTAAGACTCCTAACCAGATGCTACCAATAAACGAGATTCCAGAATATCCagttatttacaaattaagaaaaaaggaagaggaatcGGGGTTGCTCAGGGTGTCTCCTGATGGGGTTGCTGTGTGCAACGAACAAAGAACAGTTTTGCAATTCACCTACAGAGAGATAAGCGTTATCAGTGTTTGCACCCCATGGTCGTTCATTATCACAAGGAGGAGGATGGGGGAGCCAGACATCACATGCCAAATCACAAGTGCAAAGGTCATCTCAATATTGAAGGtcatggggtcaaaggtcaaagagaAGATAGACTATGATGAACCAGAAAGTGTTGATTTCATTTCTCACCAGGCTGTAGGAGATAGAgtgaacaaaaagaaaggacTTCTCTGTAGTCAAG ATTCAAGAGGATCCTCCGATGGTTTCCAAGATGGGGGTGTAATTGAGGGGCAGTCACAATTGACTTGTTCTTCAGACTTGGTCACAGAGAGTGAAGCTGCTGAACTGAACAATGTACTGAAAGATGTCAAGACACTGGCACTGGGCATCAACACCGAGCTAGACGTCCAGAACGAGAAGATTTCACAGCTAACAGAcgatgtcaatgatgtcacaGAGGACGTAAGCAAGAACAACAAGAGAATGCAGAAGCTTCTTTAG